The stretch of DNA GTTTCGGTAGCTGACCATCGTTCGGGACGGATCATCGATGGCGATCGGGCGCGCGCCCGTTTTCGACCGTCGCGGCGATCAGTTCGGAGATGGCGCGCCGAAGCCGCTGTGAGACCGCGGAATCCGAAACCTCGAGTCGATCGGCGAGGTCGTCCTGCGTGACGCCGCGTGGCACCTCGAAGTAGTCGGCATCGTACGCCGTCGTGAGGACCTCGTACTGGCGGTCGGTCAAGAAGTACGTCCGCTCGTCGGACACTGACGAGTCATACAATTGGTTCACGCGAAACGAGACGCCGTGATCGCGGTAATGGGATCGAAACGCCGCCAACGCGTCGCGATCGGGAAGATAGACCCGCGCGATCCAGCCACCCTCGCCGCTCGTGAGCGTGAACGCGAACACCCCGTGCTCGGCACAGCGAGCGGGGAGGAGCTCGAGGGGCGTGTCGACGACGACGCGGTAGATCGTGCGGCCGTCGAACGTGGCGATGCGGGTCGGATTCGAGACCGTCCGATCGGCAGCCATCGCTGCCTCGAGCGACGCGTCGGTGTCGCCGGAGACCGAGATGAACCTGATGCGTCGCTCGTCGACCGTCGTCCCGTACTCGTAGCTGAACGTCACGCCGGGATACTGCGCTATCGTCGGGACCAGCGGAAGGTCGTCGTGAACGAGGTGGACTTCTGCAATAAATCCCATTGAGAGATCGATGTCGTACTCGGCCGTCGGAACCGGCGGGCCATACTTATACCGCGGATAAGCGGGTTGCAGCGATTCGAACCGACCGCGCAAGTCGGCAGCTAGTTCATGTAGCCGAGATCCGCCAGCCGATCGGTCACCGCGTCGTCCGTCGCCGGCCGCTGGCCGTCGTCGCCGTCGTACTCGGGATAGGTCGTCGGTTCGATCGGGTCGACGACGGGAACGACGCTGCCGTCCATGCGGTCGCTGTATGGAACCCCCATCGCGGCCATGATCGTCGGCGCAACGTCGAAGAGGTGGGCCCGCTCGAGCGCGGCGGTCTCGTCGATACCCTCACCCGCGGCGACGAAGACCCCGTCGAGTTTGTGATTCCACGGTTCGGCTGGGCTGAAGTAGTCACCGTCGCCCAACTGCTCGGAGAGCATATGTTCGAAGCCAGCGGGGATCGTGACGATGTCGACCGTCTCGTCGAGTTCGTCGCCGTGGAAGTACTGCTCGCGCGGCGCGACCGTCTCGAAGAACGGCTCGCCGTCGGGCGTCTCGATGGCCTGGAGTGCCCGGATGAGGTTCTCGCGGAGTTCCTCGTACTCTTCTGGTGGAATGACTCCGTTCGGTTCTCGCCCTTCAAGATTGATTCGAACGCCGAGTTCGGTCCGTGCACGGACGTAGGCCTCCGATTCGGCGAAATCGACTTGCTCGTTGGCCGTCCGGGAGACCCCACTCGGTGCGTACTCGATGGCGATGTCGGCCAGGCCGACCCGCTCGAGGGCAGTCCTGATGCGACGGGCGGTGATGCCGAATCGGGCGGCAACCGACGCGGCGCGTGCAGCAACGCCCGGCTCCCAGGTGTCGTATTCCTCGCCCTCGCGGAGCCGTCTGCGCATCGGCGTCCACGACGGCATTCCCTTGCCGCCGGTCGTCGTCTCGAGGTAGCCCATGTCGCGCAGATACTCGTTGACCCGGAACTCGTAGCCCTCGTACCGGCCCATCCCGTGGTCGCTCACGAGGAAGATGCGGTCCGGGTCGCAGGCCTCGAGGATCTTTCCGATCTGGTCGTCGGTCGCCTCGTAGACGCGGTCGACGTGTCGTTGCTCGCCGCTG from Natrinema sp. HArc-T2 encodes:
- a CDS encoding helix-turn-helix domain-containing protein, whose translation is MGFIAEVHLVHDDLPLVPTIAQYPGVTFSYEYGTTVDERRIRFISVSGDTDASLEAAMAADRTVSNPTRIATFDGRTIYRVVVDTPLELLPARCAEHGVFAFTLTSGEGGWIARVYLPDRDALAAFRSHYRDHGVSFRVNQLYDSSVSDERTYFLTDRQYEVLTTAYDADYFEVPRGVTQDDLADRLEVSDSAVSQRLRRAISELIAATVENGRAPDRHR
- a CDS encoding alkaline phosphatase family protein produces the protein MTRTFHRDDATSNGGTTNESNGLDTLLIGIDAGCLPVFERLFEADRIPTIERLCSKGVTAPLESQIPPWTPSAWPSIYTGVNPGKHGVVGFVSYDGYDWHVTSNDDVHEQSLWTLLDHHDRSSVVVNAPVTHPPDEFDGAVIPGFLGPEDPPCHPARLLDEVRDAIGEYRVYPSYTRDDDSLSDDEKIDEYRNLVRMRGQAFRYLVSEFEPDFGFVQFQKTDTVFHEFSGEQRHVDRVYEATDDQIGKILEACDPDRIFLVSDHGMGRYEGYEFRVNEYLRDMGYLETTTGGKGMPSWTPMRRRLREGEEYDTWEPGVAARAASVAARFGITARRIRTALERVGLADIAIEYAPSGVSRTANEQVDFAESEAYVRARTELGVRINLEGREPNGVIPPEEYEELRENLIRALQAIETPDGEPFFETVAPREQYFHGDELDETVDIVTIPAGFEHMLSEQLGDGDYFSPAEPWNHKLDGVFVAAGEGIDETAALERAHLFDVAPTIMAAMGVPYSDRMDGSVVPVVDPIEPTTYPEYDGDDGQRPATDDAVTDRLADLGYMN